From one [Ruminococcus] lactaris ATCC 29176 genomic stretch:
- a CDS encoding conjugal transfer protein: MKKIRSYTSIWNVEKVLYAINDVNLPFPVTFTQITWFVLTEFIIILFADVPPLSMIEGAFLKYFGIPVALTWFMSQKTFDGKKPYSYIKTMVLYALRPKVTYAGKAVNLHKQKFEETITAVRSVTYVPD, encoded by the coding sequence GTGAAGAAAATCCGAAGTTATACAAGTATCTGGAACGTGGAAAAGGTACTGTATGCCATCAATGATGTAAACCTGCCATTTCCTGTGACCTTTACCCAGATTACATGGTTTGTACTGACGGAATTTATCATCATTCTGTTTGCAGATGTACCGCCACTTTCCATGATTGAGGGAGCATTTTTAAAATATTTCGGGATTCCCGTTGCCCTCACATGGTTTATGTCACAGAAAACCTTTGACGGGAAAAAGCCATACAGTTACATCAAGACGATGGTGCTGTATGCTCTGCGTCCCAAAGTGACTTATGCCGGAAAAGCCGTGAACCTGCATAAGCAGAAATTTGAGGAAACTATCACGGCAGTAAGGAGTGTGACCTATGTTCCCGATTAA
- a CDS encoding antirestriction protein ArdA produces the protein MIDDMQVYIANLGKYNEGELVGDWFSFPLDEEVIAERIGLNAEYEEYAIHDTDNFPMEISEYTSIEELNRIYEQLEELPDYLLDDLDSFVSCYGSLEELVEHKDDIILYSGCETMTDLAYYLIDEEQILGEIPSSLQNYIDYEAYGRDLDIEGTFIATNAGICEVLR, from the coding sequence ATGATTGATGATATGCAAGTCTATATAGCCAATCTTGGCAAGTACAATGAGGGAGAACTGGTCGGGGACTGGTTCTCTTTTCCATTGGACGAAGAAGTGATTGCAGAACGTATCGGCTTAAATGCTGAGTACGAAGAATACGCAATCCATGATACGGACAACTTCCCGATGGAGATTAGCGAATATACTTCCATCGAAGAACTGAACCGTATCTATGAGCAGTTGGAAGAATTACCAGATTACCTGCTGGACGACTTGGACAGTTTCGTATCCTGCTATGGAAGTCTGGAAGAACTGGTGGAACATAAGGACGACATCATTCTGTATTCCGGCTGTGAAACGATGACCGATTTAGCCTACTATCTGATTGATGAAGAACAGATACTCGGAGAAATCCCGTCCTCTTTACAGAACTATATCGACTATGAAGCCTACGGGCGTGACCTCGATATAGAGGGGACATTTATTGCAACAAACGCTGGTATCTGTGAGGTACTGCGTTAA
- a CDS encoding antirestriction protein ArdA: MEECSVLIETTKSAEDKTSRWFDLPIDYELFRDLLGVEADSNDYQIIDMKLPFAGDIVRSTSVRRLNKLYFAYTDLSTEVQQAYKELISYCGGVEDLLQKSEEFLFYPECHNIVDVARYRLEHNIEFSALSEKGKKYFNLEAYAHELEEKGRYALCNNGMFKL, from the coding sequence ATGGAAGAATGTAGCGTATTGATTGAAACGACCAAATCAGCAGAGGATAAAACCTCTCGCTGGTTTGATTTACCCATTGATTATGAGCTGTTCCGTGACCTGCTCGGTGTGGAAGCTGACAGCAATGATTATCAAATCATTGATATGAAGCTCCCCTTTGCTGGCGACATTGTAAGGTCAACTTCTGTCAGACGGTTAAACAAGCTGTACTTTGCTTACACGGATTTATCGACAGAGGTTCAGCAGGCTTATAAAGAGTTGATTTCCTATTGTGGCGGTGTTGAGGATTTATTGCAGAAGTCGGAAGAATTTCTGTTTTATCCAGAGTGCCACAACATCGTGGACGTTGCCCGTTACCGCTTGGAGCATAACATTGAATTTTCTGCTCTATCCGAAAAAGGAAAGAAATACTTTAATCTGGAAGCCTACGCCCATGAACTGGAAGAAAAAGGACGTTATGCTCTCTGCAACAACGGTATGTTCAAACTTTGA
- a CDS encoding YcxB family protein encodes MVRYSIEIGQQEQDILKEIVLASDKNVKKRKFATGLSSVMAVIMLIYTILCFMNSRIGYGIIGLLFSVFFIWIIINGANTFQKKVINIVHSKMDNKLTSGKREYCFDTDGITVSSDIGNGTNHWNAFKCWGIFRNYIYIRTIKNEMVLVNQNDLSENDVKELKSLLSQNLKEETL; translated from the coding sequence ATGGTTAGATACAGTATTGAAATCGGACAGCAAGAACAAGATATTTTAAAAGAAATCGTTTTAGCCAGTGATAAAAATGTAAAGAAACGTAAATTTGCAACAGGGTTATCGTCTGTGATGGCTGTCATAATGTTAATATATACGATTCTTTGTTTTATGAATAGTCGTATTGGATATGGTATTATTGGATTATTATTTTCGGTTTTCTTTATCTGGATTATCATAAACGGAGCTAACACATTTCAGAAAAAAGTAATAAATATTGTTCATTCAAAGATGGATAATAAACTGACTTCGGGAAAACGTGAATATTGTTTTGATACCGATGGTATTACAGTTAGTTCTGATATCGGTAACGGGACTAATCATTGGAACGCCTTTAAATGTTGGGGGATTTTCAGAAATTACATATATATCAGAACAATAAAAAATGAAATGGTTCTTGTTAATCAAAATGATTTGTCTGAAAATGATGTAAAAGAGTTAAAATCCCTTTTGAGTCAGAATTTAAAAGAAGAAACGCTTTAA
- a CDS encoding DUF3789 domain-containing protein has product MQRLLFDFLFFSLGGTVGVIAMCILQAGRQSDRKMMELKGEKKA; this is encoded by the coding sequence ATGCAACGATTATTATTTGACTTCCTGTTCTTCTCTTTAGGTGGAACAGTTGGCGTGATTGCCATGTGTATTTTACAGGCTGGCAGACAGTCTGACAGAAAAATGATGGAACTGAAAGGAGAAAAGAAAGCATGA
- the mobT gene encoding MobT family relaxase encodes MALNDTEWIQDFADRRLQYGVSQTKLAVMAGISREHLSRIESGKVAVTEEMKVKLLEALERFNPEAPLTMLFDYVRIRFPTLDIGHIIKDILQLNIQYMIHEDFGHYSYTEHYYIGDIFVYTSPDEEKGVLLELKGKGCRQFESYLLAQERSWYDFLMDALVDGGVMKRLDLAINDHTGMLDIPELTEKCRNEECVSVFRSFKSYASGELVKHEEQDKAGMGYTLYIGSLKSEVYFCVYEKSYEQYIKLGIPIEEAPIKNRFEIRLKNERAYYAVRDLLTYYDAERTAFSIINRYVRFVDKEADKKRSDWKLSVRWAWFIGENREPLKLTTKPEPYTLDRTLRWIQRQVDPTLKMLETITAKTGIDYLKEIRKSTKLTEKHYKIIEQQTTSTEDVILEKEN; translated from the coding sequence ATCGCACTGAATGATACAGAGTGGATACAGGATTTTGCAGACAGGCGTTTGCAGTACGGTGTATCCCAGACGAAACTTGCGGTCATGGCTGGAATCAGCCGTGAACATTTAAGCCGTATCGAATCCGGCAAGGTGGCGGTCACAGAAGAAATGAAAGTAAAACTTTTGGAAGCTCTGGAAAGATTCAATCCAGAAGCACCGCTTACCATGCTGTTTGATTATGTGAGGATACGGTTTCCGACACTGGATATTGGACACATCATCAAGGATATTTTACAGCTCAATATCCAGTACATGATACATGAGGACTTCGGGCATTACAGTTATACAGAACACTACTACATCGGAGATATTTTCGTATATACTTCTCCCGATGAAGAAAAAGGTGTCCTGCTGGAACTGAAAGGAAAAGGCTGTCGCCAGTTTGAAAGTTATCTGCTGGCACAGGAACGGAGCTGGTATGATTTCCTTATGGACGCTCTGGTGGACGGTGGTGTGATGAAACGCCTTGACCTTGCCATCAATGACCATACAGGAATGTTGGATATTCCAGAACTGACCGAAAAATGCCGGAATGAGGAATGTGTATCGGTGTTCCGTTCCTTTAAGTCCTATGCTTCCGGCGAACTGGTCAAGCATGAGGAACAGGACAAGGCTGGTATGGGCTATACACTTTATATCGGCTCATTGAAAAGTGAGGTGTACTTCTGTGTTTATGAAAAAAGCTATGAGCAGTACATCAAACTTGGGATTCCCATTGAGGAAGCACCGATAAAAAACAGATTTGAAATACGGTTAAAAAATGAACGTGCTTATTATGCTGTCCGTGACCTGCTGACTTACTATGACGCTGAACGGACGGCATTTTCTATTATCAACCGTTATGTACGCTTTGTGGATAAGGAAGCAGACAAGAAACGGAGCGACTGGAAATTATCTGTCCGCTGGGCGTGGTTCATCGGGGAAAACAGAGAGCCGTTAAAGCTCACGACCAAACCCGAACCCTACACACTGGACAGAACCCTACGCTGGATTCAACGGCAGGTTGACCCGACACTCAAAATGCTGGAAACAATCACAGCGAAAACAGGCATTGATTATCTGAAAGAAATCCGTAAATCCACAAAACTGACGGAAAAGCACTACAAGATAATCGAACAACAGACTACATCTACCGAAGATGTGATTTTGGAAAAGGAGAATTGA
- a CDS encoding helix-turn-helix domain-containing protein: MTVYMDLENLLKEKNISKNKVCEACNLQRTQLNNYCKNKVTRIDFSILAKLCEYLDCTPNDILKLK; the protein is encoded by the coding sequence ATGACAGTATACATGGATTTAGAAAATCTTCTCAAAGAAAAGAATATCAGTAAAAACAAAGTCTGTGAAGCCTGTAATTTACAGCGGACACAGCTCAACAACTACTGCAAAAATAAAGTAACCAGAATCGACTTCTCCATCTTAGCAAAGTTGTGTGAATATCTGGACTGCACACCTAATGACATCTTGAAATTAAAGTAA
- a CDS encoding FtsK/SpoIIIE domain-containing protein — translation MKVWQKFKGNRIRASDKSLVYHFCIGWLLLLFVAVFLLLNLRQLLVTDWKDFNLLHAGITWTAYNSITVLIAIGVCALVAFLYYHYGYDRVKRLLHRQKLARMVLENKWYEAENTKDSGFFTDLQSRSREKIVWFPKIYYQMDNGLLHILCEITMGKYQEQLLSLEDKLESGLYCELTDKTLHDGYIEYTLLYDMIANRISIDEVIAENGGLRLMKNLVWEYDSLPHALICGGTGGGKTYFLLTIIEALLRTNADLYILDPKNADLADLGTVMGNVYHTKDDMIDCVNTFYEGMVTRSEEMKLNPNYRTGENYAYLGLSPQFLIFDEYVAFLEMLTTKESTALLSQLKKIVMLGRQAGYFLIVACQRPDAKYFGDGIRDNFNFRVGLGRMSELGYGMLFGSDVKKQFFQKQIKGRGYCDVGTSVISEFYTPLVPKGYDFLGTIGELAERRTEKKALEQSEALL, via the coding sequence ATGAAAGTATGGCAAAAATTTAAAGGGAACAGGATTCGTGCCAGTGACAAATCACTGGTTTATCATTTCTGTATCGGCTGGCTGTTGCTCCTGTTCGTTGCGGTATTCCTGCTACTGAACCTGCGACAGCTCCTTGTTACCGACTGGAAAGATTTTAACCTGCTCCATGCCGGAATTACTTGGACTGCCTACAATTCCATTACGGTTCTGATAGCGATTGGTGTTTGTGCATTGGTCGCTTTTCTCTACTACCATTACGGATATGACCGTGTCAAGCGGTTGCTACACAGACAAAAGCTGGCTCGTATGGTGCTGGAAAATAAATGGTATGAAGCAGAAAATACCAAAGACAGCGGTTTTTTCACTGACCTGCAAAGCAGATCCAGAGAAAAAATCGTGTGGTTTCCAAAAATCTACTATCAGATGGACAACGGCTTGCTCCATATCCTGTGTGAAATCACAATGGGAAAATATCAAGAACAGCTCCTGTCCTTAGAGGATAAACTGGAATCGGGACTGTACTGTGAGCTGACCGACAAGACACTGCATGACGGCTATATCGAATACACCCTGCTCTATGATATGATAGCGAACCGTATTTCGATTGATGAAGTAATTGCCGAAAACGGCGGTCTGCGGTTAATGAAAAATCTGGTGTGGGAATATGATTCACTTCCCCATGCCCTTATCTGCGGTGGTACAGGTGGTGGAAAGACCTATTTTCTACTGACCATCATTGAAGCACTGCTTAGAACCAATGCAGATTTATATATTCTTGACCCGAAGAACGCTGACCTTGCAGATTTGGGAACGGTCATGGGAAATGTCTACCACACGAAAGACGATATGATTGACTGCGTCAATACCTTTTATGAGGGCATGGTCACACGCTCGGAAGAAATGAAACTGAACCCGAACTACCGTACAGGAGAAAACTATGCCTATCTGGGACTTTCTCCACAATTCCTTATCTTTGATGAATATGTGGCTTTCCTAGAAATGCTCACAACAAAAGAAAGTACCGCCCTGTTAAGCCAGCTAAAGAAAATCGTCATGCTTGGCAGACAGGCTGGCTATTTTCTGATTGTGGCTTGCCAGCGTCCAGACGCAAAATATTTCGGGGACGGTATCAGAGATAACTTTAACTTCCGTGTGGGGCTTGGTCGCATGAGTGAACTTGGTTACGGTATGCTCTTTGGAAGTGATGTGAAAAAACAATTTTTCCAGAAGCAAATTAAAGGGCGTGGATACTGTGATGTGGGAACAAGTGTCATATCAGAATTTTACACTCCCCTTGTACCCAAAGGCTATGATTTCTTGGGTACGATTGGGGAACTTGCAGAAAGGAGAACAGAAAAAAAGGCTCTCGAACAATCCGAAGCCTTACTTTAA
- a CDS encoding DUF3784 domain-containing protein, translating into MNIGFWSCIILVIPFLIIGVLFAIFKEKATKFVSGFNSFSKEEQALYDKAHISRDIRNQCFMWAIIMLAGALLSCFLTPYIAIPTYIIWLVLFFREVHFDNHKAFEKYLLK; encoded by the coding sequence ATGAATATAGGATTTTGGTCGTGTATAATTTTGGTAATACCATTTCTGATTATAGGTGTGTTATTTGCGATTTTTAAGGAAAAAGCAACAAAATTTGTTTCAGGATTTAATTCATTTTCTAAAGAAGAACAGGCATTGTATGATAAAGCTCATATCTCTCGTGATATAAGAAATCAGTGCTTTATGTGGGCTATTATAATGTTGGCAGGAGCATTATTATCCTGCTTTTTAACCCCATATATAGCTATACCAACCTATATTATTTGGTTAGTTCTGTTTTTTAGAGAAGTCCACTTTGATAATCATAAAGCGTTTGAAAAATATTTATTAAAGTAA
- a CDS encoding YdcP family protein, with the protein MRLANGIVIDKEKTFGVLKFSALRREVHVQNEDGTVSEEIKERTYDLKCNTQGRMIQVSVPATIPLKNYDYNAEVELINPVADTVANANYRGADVDWYVKADDIVLKNKGTHAGNSQNNVPQQPPKK; encoded by the coding sequence ATGAGATTAGCAAATGGAATCGTCATTGATAAAGAAAAGACTTTCGGAGTGTTGAAGTTCTCCGCATTACGCCGTGAGGTTCATGTACAGAATGAAGATGGAACGGTCAGTGAAGAAATCAAGGAACGTACCTACGATTTGAAATGCAACACACAGGGACGCATGATACAGGTATCCGTTCCGGCGACTATTCCGTTAAAGAATTATGATTATAATGCCGAAGTGGAACTTATCAATCCTGTTGCGGATACAGTGGCAAATGCAAATTACCGTGGTGCAGATGTGGACTGGTATGTAAAAGCAGACGATATTGTTTTGAAGAACAAAGGCACTCATGCCGGAAATTCACAGAACAATGTTCCACAGCAACCGCCGAAGAAATAA
- a CDS encoding YdcP family protein has protein sequence MELRFVVPNMEKTFGNLEFAGENTTEQQRINGRMAVINRSYNLYSDVQRADDVVVTLPAKAGEKHFSPEQKVKLINPRITTDGYKIGERGFVNYILLADDMLPVESK, from the coding sequence ATGGAATTAAGATTTGTCGTACCAAACATGGAAAAGACATTCGGAAACTTGGAGTTTGCCGGAGAAAATACTACGGAACAGCAGAGAATCAACGGACGTATGGCTGTCATTAACAGAAGCTACAACCTGTATTCCGATGTGCAGAGAGCTGATGATGTAGTTGTGACGCTTCCTGCCAAAGCTGGCGAAAAACATTTCTCGCCGGAGCAGAAGGTCAAACTTATCAACCCACGAATCACTACCGATGGCTATAAAATCGGGGAACGTGGATTTGTCAATTACATCTTACTCGCAGACGATATGTTACCAGTGGAAAGTAAATAA
- a CDS encoding IS630 family transposase, with product MGRKASTINLSEDERLYLETQMRARTIQAQTVIRARILLLKAEGISVDHIADKVGMNRKSVMLCINKYLEGGVENALFDAPGRGRNAEITDDEKAWIINIACQKPVNLGYSAEVWTRALLTKHINKFAEEAGHTRLSTISQSKVRTILEEADIKPNKITYYCENRDPDFDQKMHNVLLVYKQLSLQFDEKGQLIPFKEDEQVVHVLSYDEKPGIQAIANTTEDLLPDENHKTVSRDYEYKRLGTISLLAGIDLQTGEAIPLVKDKHSSKEYIEFLKILDSKYPETDRIRLVLDNLKVHSSEETRKYLATKPGRFEFVFTPKHGSWLNLVEGFFSKLTRQMLKGIRVKTKDELVQRIYRYFDEVNEQPVVYHWKYKLEEINSSEEVVVDTLPIQKSS from the coding sequence ATGGGAAGAAAAGCATCCACTATTAATCTTAGCGAGGACGAACGTTTATATCTTGAAACTCAGATGCGTGCAAGAACAATTCAAGCCCAGACAGTAATTCGGGCAAGAATTTTACTACTCAAAGCAGAAGGTATTTCAGTTGACCATATTGCAGACAAAGTAGGAATGAATCGCAAAAGCGTCATGCTCTGTATCAATAAATACCTTGAGGGTGGTGTGGAAAATGCTCTGTTTGATGCACCCGGTCGTGGCAGGAATGCTGAAATAACCGATGATGAAAAAGCCTGGATAATAAATATCGCCTGTCAGAAGCCTGTCAATCTTGGATATTCAGCAGAAGTATGGACGCGTGCTCTTCTTACAAAACATATTAATAAATTTGCCGAAGAAGCAGGTCATACAAGGTTGTCAACAATCAGTCAGTCAAAGGTCCGCACAATACTGGAAGAAGCGGATATTAAGCCTAACAAAATAACTTATTACTGCGAAAATCGTGACCCTGATTTTGACCAGAAAATGCATAATGTTCTTCTTGTATATAAACAATTGTCTTTACAGTTTGACGAGAAGGGACAGCTCATTCCGTTTAAGGAGGATGAACAGGTTGTACATGTACTTTCCTATGATGAAAAACCCGGAATTCAGGCAATTGCCAATACCACAGAAGACCTCTTGCCGGATGAAAATCACAAGACGGTCAGCCGTGATTATGAATATAAACGTCTTGGAACTATTTCACTGCTTGCTGGAATCGACTTACAAACAGGGGAGGCAATTCCGCTTGTAAAAGATAAACACAGCAGCAAGGAATATATTGAGTTTCTAAAAATACTTGATTCAAAATATCCGGAGACTGACCGGATTCGTCTGGTATTGGATAATCTGAAAGTTCATTCTTCAGAGGAAACCCGAAAATACCTTGCGACAAAGCCGGGAAGATTTGAATTTGTGTTTACTCCCAAGCATGGTTCATGGTTGAATCTTGTTGAGGGATTCTTTAGTAAACTCACACGTCAGATGCTAAAAGGCATACGTGTAAAAACTAAGGATGAACTTGTGCAGCGTATCTATAGATACTTCGATGAAGTAAACGAACAACCTGTCGTATATCACTGGAAGTATAAGCTTGAAGAAATTAATTCAAGTGAAGAGGTGGTGGTTGATACGTTGCCAATTCAAAAGTCCAGTTAA
- a CDS encoding helix-turn-helix domain-containing protein produces the protein MAIGERIHHFRLLRGFTQKYLGQQLGFSESQADVRIAQYEKGARSPKENYLNALADIFEISPHALAVPDIDSYVGLMHTLFTLEDLYGLHIGEIDGELCLRLDKSKGTTYLSMFDMFHAWQEQAEKLKSGEITQEEYDQWRYNYPKNDK, from the coding sequence ATGGCAATAGGAGAAAGAATCCACCATTTCCGACTTCTGCGTGGATTCACGCAGAAATATTTAGGGCAACAGCTCGGATTCAGCGAATCACAGGCTGATGTCCGTATTGCACAGTATGAAAAAGGTGCCCGCAGTCCAAAAGAAAACTATCTGAATGCACTGGCTGATATTTTTGAAATCTCTCCGCATGCACTGGCTGTCCCAGATATCGACAGCTATGTAGGGCTTATGCATACCTTATTTACATTAGAAGACCTTTACGGACTTCATATTGGTGAGATTGACGGAGAACTCTGCCTCCGGCTGGACAAATCCAAGGGAACCACCTACCTTTCTATGTTTGATATGTTCCATGCATGGCAGGAACAAGCTGAAAAGCTGAAATCCGGAGAAATCACTCAGGAAGAATATGATCAATGGCGGTATAATTATCCGAAAAACGACAAATAA
- a CDS encoding site-specific integrase, translating to MAIYKNNNGTWYVMIRYQDWTGARKQKCKRGFATRKEAADWELQFKLQKKASLDMTMESFCALYEEDVRPSLKQSTWLTKENIIQKKILPYLGQRKVSEITAKDVMDWHNQMRKLKTKTGKLLSPTYLKTIHGQLSTIFNHAVKYYDLSTNPARKAGALGTEEGKEMLFWTKEEYKLFAEEMMDKPLSYYAFQLLYWCGIRSGELLALTPADFNFKKKTLRINKSYQRLQGKDVITTPKTKNSIRTVVMPQFLCDEMQDCLKLYYSLKPDDRIFPVTKYYLNHEMERGCKACGVKKIRVHDLRHSHVSLLINMGYTALAIGKRVGHSAEKITYRYAHLFPSVQLDMAEQLDAENMKEEPNEMGGGLANVS from the coding sequence ATGGCAATTTACAAGAACAACAATGGCACCTGGTATGTAATGATCCGCTATCAGGACTGGACAGGTGCAAGAAAGCAAAAATGTAAAAGAGGATTTGCTACAAGAAAAGAGGCAGCGGACTGGGAATTACAGTTTAAGCTGCAGAAAAAAGCAAGTCTGGATATGACAATGGAAAGTTTCTGTGCTTTGTATGAAGAGGATGTAAGACCGTCTCTGAAACAGAGTACCTGGCTTACCAAAGAAAATATTATCCAGAAAAAGATTCTGCCTTATCTGGGACAGCGTAAAGTGTCGGAAATCACAGCAAAAGATGTGATGGACTGGCATAACCAGATGAGAAAACTGAAAACAAAGACAGGAAAACTTTTGTCTCCAACGTATCTGAAAACGATACATGGACAGTTAAGTACCATTTTTAATCATGCAGTGAAATATTATGATCTCAGTACCAATCCAGCGAGAAAAGCCGGAGCATTAGGAACAGAGGAAGGAAAGGAAATGCTGTTCTGGACAAAAGAAGAATATAAACTTTTTGCAGAAGAAATGATGGATAAGCCTCTTTCATACTATGCGTTTCAGCTACTCTACTGGTGCGGAATACGGTCAGGAGAACTTCTGGCTTTAACTCCGGCGGATTTTAATTTTAAAAAGAAAACGCTGCGAATCAATAAGTCCTATCAGCGGTTACAGGGAAAAGATGTAATCACGACACCGAAAACGAAAAACAGTATCAGGACAGTTGTGATGCCACAGTTTCTATGTGATGAAATGCAGGATTGCCTGAAATTATATTACAGTTTAAAACCTGATGACCGTATTTTTCCTGTGACAAAATATTACCTGAACCATGAGATGGAAAGGGGATGCAAAGCATGCGGTGTCAAGAAAATCCGTGTTCATGATCTTAGGCACAGCCATGTATCTTTACTGATCAATATGGGATATACAGCTCTGGCAATTGGAAAAAGAGTTGGTCATTCAGCAGAAAAGATCACTTACCGTTATGCACACCTGTTTCCATCGGTACAGTTGGATATGGCAGAGCAATTAGATGCGGAAAATATGAAGGAAGAACCGAATGAAATGGGAGGAGGACTTGCAAATGTCAGCTAA
- a CDS encoding plasmid mobilization protein, translating to MSAKCLDQQGRWRNKVVAFRMSPEEDELLETAVRLSGLTKQEYIIRRLQEKEVVVTGNPRVYKALKNELAKVLNELRRLKKGENVSEDLLEVIQLITVTMDGMKDE from the coding sequence ATGTCAGCTAAATGCCTGGATCAACAGGGACGTTGGAGAAATAAAGTTGTAGCGTTCCGAATGTCACCAGAGGAAGATGAACTTCTGGAAACAGCAGTCCGCTTATCCGGATTGACGAAACAAGAGTATATTATCCGAAGATTACAGGAAAAAGAGGTTGTAGTAACCGGGAATCCGAGAGTGTACAAGGCATTGAAAAATGAACTTGCAAAGGTACTGAATGAACTGAGACGGCTGAAAAAAGGAGAAAATGTGTCAGAAGATTTACTGGAAGTAATTCAGTTGATTACAGTAACGATGGATGGAATGAAAGATGAATAA
- a CDS encoding AAA family ATPase: protein MENKVTEVKKTVQKRMEPELKLINMDKVEVEQIEWLLYPFIPYGKVTIIQGDPGEGKTTMVLQIIAKLTRGEAILPTVLLTDDKENAEVPVNVIYQTAEDGLGDTIKPRLLAAGADCSKVLVIDDADQPLTMADIRLEEAIIQTKARMVVLDPIQGFLGAEVDMHRANEIRPLMKRIAVLAEKYHCAIILIGHMNKNSNGKSSYRGLGSIDFQAAARSVLIVGRIKEEPETRVVCHTKSSLAPEGKSIAFQLDKDNGFEWIGEYDISADELLNGDGKGQKSRKAKEFLLEILADGGMSQKKILEEAAKRGIKGKTLRNAKSELEVDSVKRGNQWYWVLPE, encoded by the coding sequence ATGGAAAACAAAGTAACAGAAGTAAAGAAAACAGTACAGAAAAGAATGGAGCCGGAATTGAAGCTTATCAACATGGATAAGGTAGAAGTTGAACAGATTGAATGGCTGCTCTATCCATTTATCCCATATGGGAAAGTAACGATTATCCAAGGAGATCCGGGAGAAGGAAAGACTACAATGGTACTTCAGATCATTGCAAAACTGACCAGAGGAGAAGCAATTCTTCCGACAGTTTTATTAACTGATGATAAAGAAAATGCAGAAGTACCTGTAAATGTGATTTACCAGACAGCAGAGGATGGTTTGGGAGATACCATAAAACCCAGATTGCTTGCTGCAGGTGCAGACTGCTCCAAGGTGCTGGTCATTGATGATGCAGACCAGCCATTGACAATGGCAGATATCCGGCTGGAGGAGGCAATTATACAGACAAAAGCAAGAATGGTTGTACTTGATCCAATTCAGGGATTCTTGGGAGCAGAAGTTGATATGCACCGTGCAAATGAGATTCGTCCGCTGATGAAGCGCATCGCAGTGCTGGCAGAAAAATATCACTGTGCGATTATCTTAATCGGACATATGAACAAAAACAGTAACGGAAAATCTTCCTACCGTGGACTTGGATCAATTGACTTTCAGGCAGCAGCAAGAAGTGTCCTGATTGTTGGCAGAATCAAGGAAGAACCAGAAACGAGGGTGGTGTGCCATACGAAAAGTTCTTTAGCACCGGAAGGAAAATCTATTGCTTTTCAATTAGATAAGGATAATGGATTTGAGTGGATTGGAGAATATGATATCAGTGCAGACGAGTTGCTTAATGGAGATGGCAAGGGACAGAAAAGCCGGAAAGCGAAAGAATTTCTTCTTGAGATACTGGCAGATGGTGGTATGTCACAGAAGAAAATATTAGAAGAAGCTGCGAAGCGTGGAATCAAAGGAAAAACGCTGAGAAATGCGAAGTCAGAACTGGAAGTAGATTCGGTAAAACGGGGAAATCAGTGGTACTGGGTGCTGCCCGAATAG
- a CDS encoding DUF5348 domain-containing protein: MKEGRLGYNSYNKRYGLLSSDLWIDTGFHCGECLEVLLDDEWVQTRMEMNPAREWYLVGTPYCGDLEYIRARIPG, from the coding sequence ATGAAAGAAGGAAGATTAGGATACAACAGTTATAACAAAAGATATGGATTATTATCATCAGATTTATGGATTGATACGGGATTTCACTGTGGAGAATGTCTGGAAGTGTTGCTTGATGATGAATGGGTTCAGACCAGGATGGAAATGAATCCTGCAAGAGAATGGTATCTCGTAGGGACACCATATTGTGGTGATCTGGAATATATCCGAGCGAGGATACCGGGATAA